In Candidatus Defluviibacterium haderslevense, the following are encoded in one genomic region:
- a CDS encoding HAD-IIIA family hydrolase: MKTCIILAGGFGTRLSHLIPDLPKCLAPVADKPFLHYIIEYLISQQVNLFVFALGYKHELIVQYIQDFYPSLKTRFIIEDEPLGTGGAILKSLEICNDEHVFVVNGDTYFPINLNQLLNQHKSLNSFITIGVKAMNHPRRYGTLQLEKDQCIRSFFEKKELQYGLINGGIYLIHRTTFIEKHFPKKFSFEQDVLEKETSNGQIFGQVQDHFFIDIGVPEDYNLAQLIFKNTNPESKIPWTLYLDRDGVINELIPGNYVKRWNEFKFENNFLTTFSRISKYFEHIFVVTNQQGVAKQYMTEQALKQIHDQMLTEINSAGGHISKIYYCPHLKASNCTCRKPNSGMLDQSKIEYPNLLFSKSILIGDTINDIKMAKSRGIITIAMLHKFNSKTDFELCEPDYFISDLDQFYSDILPKIIPNDNHTKSLDN, encoded by the coding sequence TTGAAAACTTGCATCATATTAGCTGGTGGTTTTGGCACTAGATTATCTCACTTAATACCAGATTTACCAAAATGTCTAGCACCTGTTGCTGATAAACCATTTTTGCATTATATTATTGAATATCTTATTTCCCAACAAGTAAATCTTTTTGTATTTGCATTGGGTTATAAGCATGAATTGATAGTTCAATATATACAAGATTTTTATCCCAGTCTGAAGACTAGATTTATTATAGAAGACGAGCCTTTGGGTACTGGTGGTGCTATTCTAAAATCTTTGGAAATATGTAATGACGAACATGTTTTTGTGGTCAATGGAGACACCTATTTTCCAATTAACTTAAATCAATTATTAAATCAACATAAAAGCTTAAACTCATTTATTACTATTGGCGTTAAAGCTATGAACCATCCAAGGAGATATGGTACACTTCAATTGGAAAAGGATCAATGTATTCGTTCATTTTTCGAGAAAAAAGAGCTTCAATATGGACTTATCAATGGAGGTATTTATTTAATTCATCGCACAACATTTATTGAAAAACATTTTCCAAAAAAATTCTCATTTGAACAGGATGTTTTAGAAAAAGAAACTTCAAACGGTCAAATTTTTGGGCAAGTTCAGGATCATTTTTTTATAGACATTGGAGTTCCGGAAGATTACAATCTTGCACAATTGATCTTTAAAAACACTAATCCGGAATCTAAAATTCCTTGGACTTTATATTTAGATCGTGATGGTGTTATTAATGAGTTAATTCCGGGTAATTATGTCAAGCGATGGAATGAATTTAAATTTGAAAATAATTTTCTAACTACGTTTTCAAGAATATCAAAATATTTTGAACATATCTTTGTTGTAACAAATCAACAAGGTGTAGCCAAGCAATACATGACTGAACAAGCTTTAAAGCAAATTCATGATCAAATGCTTACAGAGATTAATAGCGCTGGTGGTCATATTTCAAAGATTTATTATTGCCCTCATTTAAAAGCTTCAAATTGTACATGCAGAAAACCTAATTCAGGCATGTTAGATCAATCAAAAATAGAATATCCAAATTTACTTTTTTCCAAATCAATATTGATAGGTGATACCATTAATGATATTAAAATGGCAAAAAGCAGAGGAATTATCACAATAGCTATGCTCCATAAATTCAATTCTAAAACTGATTTTGAATTGTGTGAACCTGATTATTTTATTAGTGATTTAGATCAATTTTACTCAGATATTTTGCCAAAAATTATTCCAAATGATAATCATACAAAGTCATTAGACAATTGA
- a CDS encoding dehydrogenase: MIWRSKAPFRLGLAGGGTDVSPYSDLYGGAILNATISLYAHASIESIPQPKIILKSIDQGIELAFSSEELLPSEGLLKLQKGLINRLKKDQILGNQGFCLTTNMDVPAGSGLGTSSTLMVTMLKAFSEMLNIPFGDYDLAHLAFIIERVDLNLAGGKQDQYAATFGGVNYMEFYKDDQVLVNPLRIKQDYLSELEHNIILYFTSTSRSSSEIISTQQHNVTSQKIESIEAMHQLKEQSKRMKDALLRGKLDEIGEILDFGFEQKKKMAVNISNQQLDDIYSAAKLAGASGGKISGAGGGGFMFFYCPGTTRYQVIEQLNKFGGYFLNHQFTQQGVQSWKTKL; encoded by the coding sequence ATGATTTGGAGAAGTAAGGCACCTTTTAGATTAGGACTTGCAGGTGGAGGAACGGACGTCAGTCCATACAGTGATTTATATGGTGGTGCCATTTTAAATGCAACCATATCATTATATGCCCATGCCAGCATCGAAAGTATACCACAACCTAAAATTATTTTAAAATCCATAGATCAAGGCATTGAATTAGCCTTTTCATCGGAAGAATTATTACCATCTGAAGGATTATTAAAGTTACAAAAAGGATTAATCAATCGATTAAAAAAAGACCAAATATTAGGAAATCAAGGATTTTGTTTAACCACCAATATGGATGTGCCTGCAGGTAGTGGTTTGGGAACTTCATCAACATTAATGGTTACTATGCTTAAAGCCTTTTCAGAAATGTTAAATATACCATTTGGTGATTATGATTTAGCACATTTAGCATTCATTATTGAGCGCGTTGATTTAAATCTTGCAGGAGGAAAACAAGATCAATATGCTGCTACTTTTGGTGGTGTTAATTATATGGAATTTTATAAAGATGATCAGGTACTTGTAAATCCATTAAGAATAAAACAAGATTATTTATCTGAATTAGAACACAACATCATACTTTATTTTACATCTACTAGTAGAAGTTCATCTGAAATAATAAGCACACAACAACACAATGTTACCTCTCAAAAAATAGAATCAATAGAAGCTATGCATCAGCTTAAAGAACAAAGTAAACGGATGAAAGATGCTTTGTTGCGTGGCAAACTAGATGAAATTGGAGAGATTCTAGACTTTGGGTTTGAACAAAAGAAAAAAATGGCAGTTAATATATCCAATCAACAATTAGATGACATCTATTCTGCTGCAAAATTAGCCGGTGCTAGTGGTGGTAAAATATCAGGCGCCGGTGGAGGTGGATTTATGTTTTTCTATTGCCCTGGAACTACCCGATATCAAGTCATAGAACAATTAAATAAATTTGGAGGTTATTTTCTAAATCACCAATTTACACAACAAGGTGTTCAAAGTTGGAAAACAAAATTATAA
- a CDS encoding glycosyltransferase family 2 protein, which translates to MDLSLIIPAYNEEESIPELVAWIKRVMANNNLQYDIWFVDDGSTDKTWQVLDQLHSEDPIHVKAIKFRRNYGKSAALNTAFHSCQGSVVITMDADLQDSPEEIPELYRMIVEDDFDIVSGWKKIRHDNAITKNLPSKLYNSVTGWMSGVKLHDMNCGLKAYKKDVVKSIEVFGEMHRYIPVIAKWAGFRKITEKIVQHYPRKYGYSKFGISRFINGFLDLATILFIGKFGKRPMHFFGSLGISFFFVGFCFVIYLGFTKYVYQVYGMTERPAFFIALVAMIIGSQLFLTGFIAELISRNASERNHYLVDKTLS; encoded by the coding sequence ATGGATTTATCCCTAATTATTCCTGCTTACAATGAAGAAGAGTCTATTCCAGAATTAGTGGCGTGGATCAAGCGAGTCATGGCCAATAATAATTTACAATATGACATTTGGTTTGTCGATGATGGGAGTACTGATAAAACATGGCAAGTATTGGATCAATTACATTCAGAAGACCCAATACATGTAAAAGCTATAAAATTTCGGAGAAACTATGGTAAATCAGCAGCATTAAACACTGCCTTTCATTCTTGTCAGGGGTCAGTAGTCATAACCATGGACGCAGATTTACAAGATAGTCCAGAAGAAATTCCTGAATTATACCGAATGATCGTAGAAGATGATTTCGATATCGTGTCGGGTTGGAAAAAAATACGTCACGACAATGCAATTACTAAAAACCTGCCTTCAAAATTATATAACAGTGTTACGGGCTGGATGAGTGGAGTTAAACTTCACGACATGAACTGCGGGTTGAAAGCCTACAAAAAAGATGTCGTCAAAAGTATAGAAGTGTTTGGAGAAATGCATAGGTACATTCCGGTTATTGCAAAATGGGCAGGCTTTAGAAAAATTACAGAGAAAATAGTTCAACATTATCCTAGAAAATATGGATATTCCAAATTTGGAATTAGTCGATTTATCAATGGTTTTTTAGACCTTGCTACTATACTTTTTATTGGCAAATTTGGTAAACGACCAATGCATTTTTTTGGATCTCTTGGTATCAGTTTTTTCTTTGTTGGCTTTTGTTTTGTTATATATTTAGGGTTCACTAAATACGTATATCAAGTTTATGGTATGACTGAACGCCCTGCGTTTTTTATTGCTTTAGTCGCCATGATCATAGGATCACAATTATTTCTTACCGGATTTATAGCTGAACTCATTTCTAGAAATGCAAGTGAACGCAATCACTATTTAGTGGATAAAACACTGTCCTAA
- the ftcD gene encoding glutamate formimidoyltransferase, which produces MQADSIIECVPNFSEGRNIDIINQISQAIEGVPNVKLLNVDPGKSTNRTVITFAGHPDDVIEAAFQAIKRASELIDMRHHTGEHPRMGATDVCPLIPVSGISMAETVVYARKLSERVGRELQIPVYLYESAASAPHRVNLADIRSGEYEGLEDKMKLPKWAPDFGPGTMNIKSGATVIGARDFLIAYNVNLNTNSVKLANEVAFDIRENGRPKRDIETGKILKNELGEVERINGICPSVKAIGWYIEEYGFTQVSMNLTNLDKTNLHEAFEACRKSSEQHGLLVTGSELVGLIPKKAILNAGTYYLKKQGRSLGVSEQELIKIAIQSLGLNSISIFDPKQRIIEYMLDNKTNQLIDLSLHQFAELTSSENPAPGGGSVSAYVGALGAALGTMVANLSAHKKGYESQFDFFSNYAATGQKMSSSLLQLVDADTDAFNGIISAFRLPKTSIEDKKIRKKAIFNATIKAIEVPMRTIEIAASTLDLVKAMVEHGNPNSISDAAVGALCVRAAVEGAALNVKINALGIDDEVLKNEYIEKANLSVQSVQNQVNEILNIVNQKMKLD; this is translated from the coding sequence ATGCAAGCTGATTCCATCATTGAATGTGTACCAAATTTTAGCGAAGGTCGTAATATTGATATAATTAATCAAATATCTCAAGCTATTGAAGGTGTTCCAAATGTTAAATTATTAAATGTTGATCCCGGAAAATCAACCAATAGAACGGTTATCACCTTTGCGGGACACCCTGATGATGTTATTGAAGCTGCATTCCAGGCAATAAAAAGAGCCAGTGAACTAATAGATATGCGTCATCATACCGGGGAGCATCCCAGAATGGGAGCTACCGATGTATGCCCACTTATTCCGGTTTCGGGTATTAGCATGGCGGAAACTGTAGTTTATGCTCGGAAATTATCTGAAAGAGTAGGCCGAGAACTTCAGATACCCGTGTATCTCTATGAATCTGCAGCATCGGCGCCACACCGGGTCAATTTAGCAGATATTCGTTCTGGCGAATATGAAGGACTTGAGGACAAAATGAAATTGCCGAAATGGGCGCCAGATTTTGGACCAGGCACCATGAATATCAAATCGGGAGCAACAGTAATCGGTGCACGAGATTTTCTGATCGCATATAATGTTAATTTGAATACTAACTCCGTAAAATTAGCCAATGAGGTGGCTTTTGATATTCGAGAAAATGGAAGGCCGAAAAGGGATATCGAGACCGGTAAGATATTAAAAAATGAATTGGGTGAAGTAGAACGTATCAATGGAATCTGTCCTTCCGTGAAAGCCATAGGTTGGTACATAGAAGAATACGGATTCACCCAAGTTTCAATGAACCTTACCAATTTAGATAAAACAAATCTTCATGAAGCCTTTGAGGCTTGCAGAAAATCAAGTGAACAGCATGGCCTGTTAGTGACTGGCTCTGAATTAGTAGGATTAATACCAAAAAAAGCAATTTTAAATGCTGGAACATATTACTTAAAAAAACAAGGCAGATCACTTGGTGTTTCTGAACAAGAATTAATAAAAATAGCCATTCAATCGTTAGGTTTAAATTCAATAAGTATTTTCGACCCCAAACAAAGAATCATAGAATATATGTTAGATAATAAAACAAACCAATTAATTGATCTTTCATTACACCAATTTGCTGAATTGACATCATCCGAAAATCCAGCTCCAGGTGGTGGTTCGGTATCTGCTTATGTAGGTGCTTTGGGTGCTGCACTTGGGACCATGGTGGCTAACTTAAGTGCACATAAAAAAGGATATGAAAGTCAATTTGATTTTTTTTCAAATTATGCAGCAACGGGCCAAAAAATGAGTTCTAGTTTACTACAACTTGTAGATGCAGATACGGATGCATTCAATGGTATAATAAGCGCTTTTCGATTACCAAAAACATCCATTGAAGATAAAAAAATTCGAAAAAAAGCTATATTCAATGCAACTATAAAGGCAATAGAAGTTCCCATGCGAACTATTGAAATAGCTGCAAGTACTTTAGATTTAGTAAAAGCAATGGTAGAACATGGAAATCCAAATTCAATTTCTGATGCTGCTGTTGGAGCTCTTTGTGTTAGAGCAGCAGTGGAAGGTGCAGCATTAAATGTAAAAATTAATGCACTTGGGATCGATGATGAGGTATTAAAAAATGAATACATAGAAAAAGCAAATCTAAGCGTGCAAAGTGTCCAAAATCAAGTCAATGAAATACTTAACATAGTGAATCAGAAAATGAAACTTGATTAA
- a CDS encoding glycosyltransferase: MAKVIIIGPAHPLRGGLASFDERLARAFQANNDEVTIYTFSLQYPSFLFPGTTQYSDEAKPEDLNIKVCINSINPINWWIIGKELKKIKPEIIIVRFWLPFMGPCLGTILRLIRSNHYTKFICIADNVIPHEKRIGDSWFTKYFLKAPDAFITMSEKVNQDLKLFQPTKPSIVVDHPLYDNFGIALDKITARGILNIPKEDPIVLFFGFIRKYKGLDLLLEAIPMLENKNIKILVAGEFYEDEKPYLDIIERLNIKNKIYWHTHFISDGEVKYYLSAADVVIQPYKNATQSGVTPLAYHFEIPMIVTNVGALPRLVPHEKVGLVCEPNPSSLAYTMDRFFTLDQNKFIQHIQIEKKKLSWEFLIESIKNLYHDLEK, translated from the coding sequence ATGGCAAAAGTGATCATTATCGGTCCGGCTCATCCTCTTAGAGGAGGTTTGGCTTCTTTTGATGAAAGACTTGCCAGAGCTTTTCAAGCCAATAATGATGAAGTTACCATTTACACCTTTTCATTACAATACCCTTCATTTTTATTTCCCGGTACTACACAATATTCAGACGAAGCTAAGCCGGAAGATTTAAATATTAAAGTTTGTATTAATTCCATCAACCCAATTAACTGGTGGATCATTGGAAAAGAACTCAAAAAGATAAAACCAGAAATAATCATTGTACGATTTTGGTTGCCTTTTATGGGTCCTTGTTTGGGTACTATTTTAAGGTTGATTCGATCGAATCACTACACTAAATTTATTTGTATAGCTGATAATGTAATACCTCATGAAAAACGAATTGGGGATAGTTGGTTTACAAAATATTTTCTAAAGGCACCAGATGCTTTTATTACTATGAGCGAAAAAGTAAATCAAGATCTAAAACTATTTCAACCAACAAAACCTTCTATCGTAGTTGATCATCCTTTATATGATAACTTTGGAATAGCACTAGATAAAATTACTGCTCGTGGAATATTAAACATACCTAAAGAAGATCCAATCGTTTTATTTTTTGGATTTATCAGAAAATATAAAGGTTTGGATTTATTATTGGAAGCCATTCCCATGTTAGAAAATAAGAATATAAAAATACTAGTAGCAGGAGAATTTTATGAAGATGAAAAACCTTACCTGGATATTATAGAACGATTAAATATCAAGAATAAAATATATTGGCATACTCATTTCATTTCAGATGGTGAAGTAAAATATTATTTATCAGCTGCAGATGTAGTCATTCAACCTTATAAAAATGCAACCCAAAGTGGTGTTACACCTTTGGCCTATCATTTTGAAATTCCTATGATCGTAACCAATGTTGGAGCTCTTCCAAGATTAGTTCCTCATGAAAAAGTAGGATTGGTTTGTGAACCCAATCCTTCATCTTTAGCCTATACGATGGATCGATTTTTTACCTTAGATCAAAATAAATTTATCCAACACATTCAGATTGAAAAGAAAAAATTAAGTTGGGAATTTCTAATTGAAAGTATTAAAAATTTGTATCATGATTTGGAGAAGTAA
- a CDS encoding D-sedoheptulose 7-phosphate isomerase, translated as MDKIINIIRSSIQVKETIIEDENMLKKIEDISTIIVNALRNNGRIYFCGNGGSAADAQHLAAELSGRFYTDRPALAAEALHANTSYLTAVANDYSFDVVYSRMIDGIATANDILIGISTSGNSKNIVKAFESATKKGIPTISLTGSSGGQLKNLSSYWLGMPSDDTPRIQESHILIGHIICQLVEEKYFSL; from the coding sequence ATGGATAAAATAATTAATATCATTAGGTCTTCAATTCAGGTCAAAGAAACCATCATTGAAGATGAAAACATGCTTAAAAAAATAGAAGATATTTCAACTATAATCGTAAATGCATTGCGCAATAATGGAAGAATTTATTTTTGTGGAAATGGGGGAAGTGCAGCTGATGCTCAACATCTTGCTGCCGAATTATCTGGTAGATTTTATACAGATAGACCGGCTCTAGCGGCAGAAGCACTTCATGCCAATACATCCTATTTGACAGCAGTGGCTAATGATTACAGTTTCGATGTTGTTTATTCAAGAATGATTGATGGTATTGCAACTGCAAATGATATATTAATAGGAATAAGCACCTCTGGAAATTCAAAAAACATAGTCAAAGCTTTTGAATCGGCTACAAAAAAAGGAATTCCAACAATAAGTTTAACAGGTTCTTCTGGAGGTCAATTGAAAAACTTGTCTAGCTACTGGCTTGGTATGCCTTCTGATGATACACCAAGAATACAAGAGTCCCATATATTAATTGGACATATCATATGTCAATTGGTAGAGGAAAAATATTTTTCACTTTAG